The uncultured Subdoligranulum sp. genomic sequence CGTAGCCGTGTACAGCAGCGCATTGCATATAGCCGCCGCCACCGTACTTCCGCCCTTGCGCCCCATTGCCGCAATGCAAGGCACATTATGTGCCCTGCACGCGGAGAAGATCTTTTCTTTGCTCTCCACCACGTTGACAAACCCCACAGGTACAGCAATGACCAGTGCCGGACGCAGGACAAGCTGTTCCATGAGATCGCACATCGCCAGCAGCGCCGTCGGGGCGTTGCCCACCGCAAAAATTCCATTGGGACAGATTTCCGCCGCGCGGCGCATCGAGGCCACAGCGCGCGTTGTCCCTTCCTGTTTGGCCTCTTTTGCCACCTCCGGGTCCGCCATAAAGCACTGTGCCGTGCAGCCCAAAGCCGCCAGTGAAGGCCTGCTGATACCGGCCAGGGCCATGTTGGTATCGGTGACGATTGGAGTTCCCTGTTTCAGCGCTGCCACACCGCACCGGACGGCTCCCGGGGTGAACCGAAGCGTATGGGCGTAGTCAAAATCAGCCGTGGCATGGATCACGCGCCGCACGACCGCCTCACATTCCGGAGCCGGCACAAGATTCTGCTGCGCAAGCTCTTCTGCGATGATCTGCATACTGGTCCGCTCAATATCGGCGGGGAGCGTGTGTTGTATCATCGGTA encodes the following:
- a CDS encoding precorrin-8X methylmutase, whose amino-acid sequence is MIQHTLPADIERTSMQIIAEELAQQNLVPAPECEAVVRRVIHATADFDYAHTLRFTPGAVRCGVAALKQGTPIVTDTNMALAGISRPSLAALGCTAQCFMADPEVAKEAKQEGTTRAVASMRRAAEICPNGIFAVGNAPTALLAMCDLMEQLVLRPALVIAVPVGFVNVVESKEKIFSACRAHNVPCIAAMGRKGGSTVAAAICNALLYTATERLDPAARGWQG